Proteins co-encoded in one Chroococcidiopsis sp. TS-821 genomic window:
- the rpoB gene encoding DNA-directed RNA polymerase subunit beta has protein sequence MTNETYIEPTFLLPDLIEIQRSSFRWFLEDGLIEELNSFSPITDYTGKLELHFIGQNYKLKRPKYDVDEAKRRDSTYAVQMYVPTRLINKETGEIKEQEVFIGDLPLMTDRGTFIINGAERVIVNQIVRSPGVYYKSEVDKNGRRTYSASLIPNRGAWLKFETDRNDLVWVRIDKTRKLSAQVLLKALGLSDNEIFDALRHPEYFQKTIEKEGQFSEEEALMELYRKLRPGEPPTVLGGQQLLDSRFFDPKRYDLGRVGRYKLNKKLRLSIPETTRVLTPNDILAAVDYLINLEFDIGTTDDIDHLGNRRVRSVGELLQNQVRVGLNRLERIIRERMTVSDAEALTPASLVNPKPLVAAIKEFFGSSQLSQFMDQTNPLAELTHKRRLSALGPGGLTRERAGFAVRDIHPSHYGRICPIETPEGPNAGLIGSLATHARVNQYGFLETPFRAVENGRVRFDLSPVYMTADEEDDLRVAPGDTPVDENGYILGPQVPVRYRQDWTTTTPEQVDYVAVSPVQIVSVATSMIPFLEHDDANRALMGSNMQRQAVPLLKPERPLVGTGLEAQAARDSGMVIVSRTDGVISYVDANRIRVRPDGNGTEIEYQLSKYQRSNQDTCLNQRPLVHKGDRVVAGQVIADGSATEGGELALGQNIMIAYMPWEGYNYEDAILISERLVQEDIYTSIHIEKYEIEARQTKLGPEEITREIPNVGEDALRQLDEQGIIRIGAWVEAGDILVGKVTPKGESDQPPEEKLLRAIFGEKARDVRDNSLRVPNGEKGRVVDVRVFTREQGDELPPGANMVVRVYVAQKRKIQVGDKMAGRHGNKGIISRILPVEDMPYLEDGTPVDIVLNPLGVPSRMNVGQVFECLLGWAGHNLGVRFKVTPFDEMYGEESSRTVVHGKLSEASKQTGKDWLFDPEAPGKIKVFDGRTGEPFDRPVTVGIAYILKLVHLVDDKIHARSTGPYSLVTQQPLGGKAQQGGQRFGEMEVWALEAFGAAYTLQELLTVKSDDMQGRNEALNSIVKGKAIPRPGTPESFKVLMRELQSLGLDIAVHKVETQADGSTTDVEVDLMADTGNRRTPSRPTYESLTREALEDDM, from the coding sequence ATGACAAACGAAACCTATATAGAACCCACCTTCCTGTTACCTGACTTAATCGAAATTCAGCGTTCTAGCTTCCGTTGGTTTTTAGAAGACGGTCTCATTGAAGAACTTAATAGCTTTTCCCCAATTACAGATTACACAGGCAAACTAGAGTTACATTTTATTGGTCAAAACTACAAACTTAAAAGACCAAAATACGATGTAGATGAGGCGAAGCGCCGTGATAGTACCTACGCAGTACAAATGTACGTACCTACACGGTTGATTAACAAAGAAACAGGCGAGATCAAAGAGCAAGAAGTCTTTATCGGCGATCTCCCCTTAATGACAGATCGCGGTACTTTTATTATTAACGGTGCAGAACGCGTTATTGTCAATCAGATCGTCCGCTCGCCAGGAGTTTACTACAAATCCGAAGTCGATAAAAACGGTCGTCGTACCTACTCAGCGAGCTTGATCCCAAACCGAGGTGCGTGGCTCAAGTTTGAAACCGACCGGAATGATTTAGTGTGGGTACGCATTGACAAAACGCGCAAGCTATCCGCACAAGTGCTGCTGAAAGCACTCGGACTTTCAGATAATGAAATTTTTGATGCACTGCGCCACCCAGAGTATTTCCAAAAAACCATCGAAAAAGAAGGGCAGTTTTCCGAAGAAGAAGCCTTGATGGAGTTATACCGCAAGCTACGTCCTGGCGAACCACCTACTGTACTTGGCGGTCAACAGTTATTAGACTCGCGCTTTTTCGATCCCAAACGCTACGACCTTGGTCGTGTAGGACGCTACAAGCTCAACAAGAAACTTCGCTTGAGCATTCCTGAAACGACACGAGTTCTTACCCCTAACGATATTCTCGCAGCAGTTGACTATCTGATCAACTTGGAGTTTGACATTGGTACCACAGATGATATCGACCACTTGGGCAATCGTCGAGTCCGCAGCGTTGGCGAATTACTTCAGAACCAGGTACGCGTGGGTTTAAACCGCTTAGAGCGAATTATTCGCGAGCGCATGACTGTATCGGATGCCGAAGCTTTAACTCCTGCGTCTTTGGTTAACCCCAAACCGCTTGTTGCGGCAATTAAAGAATTCTTCGGTTCGAGCCAATTGAGCCAGTTTATGGATCAAACAAATCCGTTAGCTGAACTCACACACAAGCGCCGCTTGAGTGCATTAGGTCCTGGGGGATTAACGCGCGAACGTGCGGGATTCGCAGTGCGCGATATTCATCCTTCGCACTACGGACGAATCTGTCCAATTGAAACCCCAGAAGGTCCCAATGCTGGTTTGATTGGTTCTTTAGCAACCCACGCTCGTGTTAACCAATACGGTTTTTTAGAAACACCATTTCGAGCCGTAGAAAACGGACGCGTCCGGTTCGATCTATCGCCAGTGTACATGACAGCAGACGAAGAAGACGATTTGCGCGTTGCTCCAGGCGACACTCCCGTTGACGAAAACGGTTATATTTTGGGACCGCAAGTACCTGTCCGCTATCGTCAAGACTGGACAACGACGACACCAGAGCAAGTAGACTATGTTGCGGTATCGCCCGTGCAAATTGTGTCGGTGGCAACAAGTATGATTCCCTTTTTAGAGCACGATGACGCAAACCGCGCGCTCATGGGATCGAACATGCAACGGCAAGCAGTACCCCTGCTCAAACCAGAACGTCCTTTGGTGGGAACTGGTTTAGAAGCTCAAGCCGCACGCGATTCTGGGATGGTGATTGTCAGCCGTACAGATGGAGTGATTTCGTATGTTGACGCTAACCGCATTCGCGTTCGTCCTGACGGAAACGGAACCGAAATTGAGTATCAACTCTCAAAATATCAGCGCTCCAACCAAGATACGTGTTTAAACCAAAGACCTTTGGTGCACAAAGGCGATCGCGTCGTTGCGGGTCAAGTTATCGCAGATGGCTCAGCTACCGAAGGCGGTGAATTGGCACTCGGTCAAAATATCATGATTGCCTATATGCCGTGGGAAGGTTACAACTATGAAGATGCCATCTTAATCTCGGAACGACTCGTTCAAGAAGACATTTATACTTCAATTCATATTGAGAAGTATGAAATTGAAGCAAGACAAACCAAACTAGGGCCAGAAGAAATCACGCGAGAAATTCCCAATGTTGGTGAAGACGCACTCCGGCAACTTGACGAACAAGGGATCATCCGCATTGGCGCGTGGGTAGAAGCTGGAGACATTCTTGTTGGTAAAGTCACTCCCAAAGGCGAATCAGATCAACCTCCTGAAGAAAAATTATTGCGCGCCATCTTCGGCGAAAAAGCTCGCGATGTCCGCGATAACTCCTTAAGAGTACCGAATGGGGAAAAAGGTCGCGTTGTTGATGTACGGGTATTTACTCGCGAACAAGGTGATGAATTGCCACCAGGCGCAAACATGGTGGTGCGCGTCTATGTAGCGCAAAAGCGCAAGATTCAAGTCGGTGACAAAATGGCAGGACGTCATGGCAATAAAGGCATTATTTCGCGCATTTTACCAGTTGAAGATATGCCGTACCTAGAGGATGGCACCCCTGTAGACATTGTGCTCAATCCCTTGGGTGTACCTTCGCGGATGAACGTCGGTCAAGTATTTGAGTGCTTACTCGGTTGGGCAGGACACAATTTAGGCGTGCGATTCAAAGTCACGCCATTTGACGAAATGTACGGTGAAGAGTCATCGCGAACCGTCGTTCATGGCAAACTGAGCGAAGCAAGCAAGCAGACCGGTAAAGATTGGCTATTCGATCCGGAAGCCCCAGGTAAAATCAAGGTATTTGATGGTCGTACGGGAGAGCCATTCGATCGCCCAGTTACTGTGGGAATTGCTTATATACTGAAACTCGTACACCTCGTCGATGATAAGATTCACGCGCGGTCGACCGGACCGTACTCCTTGGTCACGCAGCAACCGCTGGGTGGTAAAGCACAACAAGGCGGTCAGCGCTTTGGCGAGATGGAAGTATGGGCATTAGAAGCCTTTGGTGCAGCATATACCTTGCAAGAATTGCTCACTGTTAAATCAGATGATATGCAAGGACGTAACGAAGCACTCAATTCGATTGTCAAAGGCAAAGCGATTCCGCGACCCGGGACGCCAGAGTCCTTCAAAGTGTTGATGCGCGAACTGCAATCGCTGGGGTTAGATATTGCTGTCCATAAAGTCGAAACGCAAGCAGACGGCAGTACTACAGATGTCGAAGTCGATTTGATGGCAGACACTGGCAATCGCCGTACGCCTTCGCGTCCTACTTACGAATCCTTAACGCGCGAGGCACTAGAAGACGATATGTAA
- a CDS encoding DNA-directed RNA polymerase subunit gamma gives MRHAQTTQFDYVKIGLASPERIRQWGERTLPNGQVVGEVTKPETINYRTLKPEMDGLFCERIFGPAKDWECHCGKYKRVRHRGIVCERCGVEVTESRVRRHRMGYIKLAAPVAHVWYLKGIPSYISILLDMPLRDVEQIVYFNAYVVLSPGNAETLTYKQLLTEDQWLEIEDQIYSEDSQLTGVEVGIGAEALARLLSDINLETEAEKLREEIANAKGQKRAKLIKRLRVIDNFIATGSKPEWMVMTVIPVIPPDLRPMVQLDGGRFATSDLNDLYRRVINRNNRLARLQEILAPEIIVRNEKRMLQEAVDALIDNGRRGRTVVGANNRPLKSLSDIIEGKQGRFRQNLLGKRVDYSGRSVIVVGPKLHIHQCGLPREMAIELFQPFVIHRLIRSGLVNNIKAAKKLISRGDPSVWDVLEEVIEGHPVLLNRAPTLHRLGIQAFEPILVEGRAIQLHPLVCPAFNADFDGDQMAVHVPLSLESQAEARLLMLASNNILSPATGRPIITPSQDMVLGCYYLTADNPHSQKGAGRFFASLDDVIVAYEQEQVALHAKIWMRFDGEVETAKPDTEPIKVEQNDDGTVTKHYRERRTREDANGNLISQFIQTTPGRVIYNKVIQEALQ, from the coding sequence ATGAGACACGCGCAAACAACGCAGTTTGACTATGTAAAGATTGGCTTAGCTTCGCCCGAACGTATTCGGCAGTGGGGAGAACGTACCTTGCCTAACGGTCAAGTCGTAGGAGAAGTTACCAAGCCAGAGACCATTAACTACCGGACACTCAAGCCAGAGATGGATGGGCTATTTTGCGAGCGCATCTTTGGTCCAGCAAAAGACTGGGAATGTCACTGCGGTAAATATAAACGAGTACGGCATCGTGGAATTGTCTGCGAGCGCTGTGGAGTAGAAGTTACAGAATCGCGCGTTCGCCGCCATCGCATGGGATACATCAAACTTGCTGCACCCGTTGCACATGTTTGGTATCTCAAAGGGATACCTAGCTATATCTCAATTCTGCTCGATATGCCCCTACGCGATGTCGAACAAATTGTGTACTTCAACGCTTACGTTGTTCTGTCTCCTGGTAATGCTGAAACGCTAACCTACAAACAACTGTTAACCGAAGACCAGTGGCTCGAAATCGAAGACCAAATTTACAGCGAGGATTCGCAGCTTACTGGTGTAGAAGTTGGTATTGGTGCGGAAGCATTAGCACGCTTGCTATCAGATATCAATTTAGAAACTGAAGCCGAAAAACTGCGCGAAGAAATCGCGAATGCCAAAGGACAAAAACGCGCCAAGCTGATTAAGCGACTGCGGGTAATTGATAACTTTATCGCCACTGGCTCTAAACCAGAGTGGATGGTCATGACAGTCATCCCAGTCATCCCTCCTGATTTGCGCCCGATGGTACAGCTTGATGGCGGTCGTTTTGCGACTTCTGACTTGAATGATCTCTATCGTCGCGTTATTAACCGCAATAACCGCTTGGCAAGATTGCAAGAAATTTTGGCTCCTGAAATTATCGTTCGCAACGAAAAGCGGATGTTGCAAGAAGCCGTCGATGCGTTAATTGACAACGGGCGTCGCGGTCGAACTGTGGTAGGTGCCAATAACCGACCGCTGAAATCGTTATCCGACATCATTGAAGGTAAACAGGGTCGCTTCCGGCAAAACTTATTGGGTAAAAGAGTTGACTACTCAGGACGATCTGTCATTGTTGTCGGACCAAAACTTCACATCCACCAATGCGGTTTACCCAGAGAAATGGCGATTGAGTTGTTTCAACCTTTCGTCATTCATCGGTTGATTCGGTCAGGGTTAGTCAACAATATTAAAGCTGCTAAAAAGCTAATCTCGCGAGGCGATCCGAGCGTGTGGGATGTTCTGGAAGAAGTGATTGAAGGTCACCCCGTGTTACTCAACCGCGCTCCAACGCTACACCGCTTAGGAATTCAAGCCTTTGAACCGATTCTTGTGGAAGGGCGTGCGATTCAACTGCATCCACTTGTCTGTCCTGCGTTTAATGCTGACTTTGATGGAGACCAAATGGCGGTTCACGTGCCATTGTCCTTGGAGTCGCAAGCTGAAGCACGATTACTGATGCTGGCGTCTAACAATATCTTGTCTCCAGCAACAGGTAGACCAATTATTACTCCTAGTCAGGATATGGTCTTGGGGTGCTATTACTTGACAGCAGACAATCCTCATAGCCAGAAAGGTGCTGGACGTTTTTTTGCTTCGCTAGATGATGTGATCGTGGCTTACGAACAAGAGCAAGTCGCGCTTCATGCCAAAATATGGATGCGGTTTGATGGCGAAGTTGAAACAGCAAAACCAGATACCGAGCCTATCAAGGTTGAACAAAATGACGATGGCACAGTCACGAAACACTATCGCGAACGGCGTACCCGTGAAGATGCTAATGGAAATTTGATTTCTCAGTTTATCCAAACAACTCCAGGTCGCGTTATTTACAACAAGGTAATTCAGGAAGCGTTGCAGTAA
- a CDS encoding DNA-directed RNA polymerase subunit beta', whose product MAEQKGMIFRNRVVDKGQLKNLIAWAFTNYGTARTAAIADRLKDLGFRYATKAGVSISVDDLMVPPSKRALLEAAEAEIRATEERYTRGEITEVERFQKVIDTWNSTSEALKDEVVDHFRATNPLNSVYMMAFSGARGNISQVRQLVGMRGLMADPQGEIIDLPIKTNFREGLTVTEYIISSYGARKGLVDTALRTADSGYLTRRLVDVAQDVIIREIDCGTTRGISLRAMRDGDRVIIPLSSRLLGRVAATDVVHPQTQEVLLERNQPISDEVATQIEKAGVEEVIVRSPLTCEAARSVCQHCYGWSLAHAEMVDLGEAVGIIAAQSIGEPGTQLTMRTFHTGGVFTGEVARQVRSEVEGTVRIPSRLRTRPFRTRHGEDALIVEANGSLTIEVTSGEKVTIPVTQGSTLYITDGQSVKVGELLAEVAIGGRNTRAHTEKATKDVASDLAGEVKFADVVPEEKTDRQGNTTTTAARGGLIWILSGEVYNLPPGAEPSVINGQKVEANSVLAETRLNTVYGGTVRIPTGNVNNGKGGREIEIITASVVLDTAKVRVEHSQGRDHYLIETNNNQMFSLLATPGTKVQNNQVVAELISDEYRTTTGGLIKYSGIELAKKGKAKQGYEVVKGGTILWIPEETHEVNKDISLLMVEDAQYVEAGTEVVKDIFCQNSGVVEVTQKNDILRELVVKPGELLMVDDPEAVMSRDGTFGQPGEEILPGHTLSDLRYIEYVESPEGPALLLRPVTEFAVPDEPSVPSTQSSAGAGRSITLRAVQRVPYKDSERVRSVEGVELLRTQLVLEIEQMQSPEHTGSPMLADIELVPDEEDPNVQRLQLVILESLVIRRDIAADATQGSTQTRLLVEDGQTIEPGAVVARTEIQCKEAGEVRGIREGAEAIRRILVVRSSDQFTVTTKEKPHVKVGDLLIAGREIAPGVVLKESGQVLEVKSPMTASQGATDDTALASNNYEVVLRIARPYRVSPGAVLQVEDGGLVQRGDNLVLLVFERAKTGDIIQGLPRIEELLEARKPKEACVLARRPGTVEVGRLEDETVAIRVVEDSGAVTEYPIGPGQNAVVHDGARVEVGMPLTEGPANPHEILEIFFEYGMQQGTYAAALEALQQVQTFLVNEVQTVYQSQGIDIADKHIEVIVRQMTSKVRVDDGGDTTMLPGELVELRQIEQVNEAMSITGGAKAQYTPMLLGITKASLNTDSFISAASFQETTRVLTEAAIEGKSDWLRGLKENVIIGRLIPAGTGFNAYEELTSPMSEDLSLESGSVFDDGEDSLDVVLDDRTARAYNLDGGLGDSFSFDRNSFIQDDDEDLMISDEIEDFEADEDDDEDDYEEEDDDDI is encoded by the coding sequence ATGGCAGAACAAAAGGGAATGATTTTTCGCAATCGGGTTGTTGACAAGGGGCAGCTAAAAAATTTAATCGCTTGGGCTTTTACTAATTATGGAACAGCTCGCACAGCAGCGATCGCTGACCGTTTAAAAGACTTGGGATTTCGCTACGCCACAAAAGCGGGTGTTTCCATTAGCGTTGATGACTTGATGGTGCCTCCCAGCAAGCGGGCTTTACTAGAAGCCGCCGAGGCAGAAATTCGCGCGACTGAAGAACGCTATACGCGCGGCGAAATTACGGAAGTCGAACGCTTTCAGAAAGTGATCGATACCTGGAATAGTACGAGTGAAGCGCTCAAAGATGAAGTTGTCGATCACTTCCGCGCGACGAATCCGTTGAACTCGGTGTACATGATGGCGTTTTCTGGGGCGCGGGGTAATATCTCCCAGGTGCGTCAGCTGGTAGGAATGCGCGGTTTGATGGCCGATCCTCAAGGTGAGATCATCGACTTACCGATTAAAACGAACTTCCGCGAAGGATTAACCGTAACCGAGTATATTATTTCTTCGTACGGAGCGCGCAAAGGGTTAGTAGATACCGCACTCAGAACCGCTGACTCAGGTTATTTGACGCGTCGTTTAGTAGACGTTGCGCAAGATGTGATTATTCGCGAAATCGATTGCGGTACAACGCGAGGAATATCCCTACGCGCAATGCGCGATGGCGATCGCGTGATAATTCCGCTGAGTTCGCGATTGTTGGGCAGAGTTGCTGCGACTGATGTTGTGCATCCACAAACGCAAGAAGTCTTGCTAGAGCGAAATCAGCCGATCTCTGACGAAGTAGCGACACAGATCGAGAAAGCAGGCGTTGAAGAAGTTATTGTGCGATCGCCACTGACGTGCGAAGCCGCGCGATCGGTATGTCAACACTGTTACGGCTGGAGTTTAGCTCACGCCGAAATGGTCGATCTCGGCGAAGCTGTAGGAATTATTGCGGCGCAAAGTATTGGCGAACCTGGAACGCAGCTAACGATGCGGACATTCCACACGGGAGGTGTATTTACAGGTGAAGTCGCTCGCCAAGTACGTAGTGAAGTAGAAGGAACTGTGCGCATTCCTAGCCGTTTACGGACTCGACCTTTCCGCACGCGTCATGGTGAAGATGCGTTGATCGTCGAAGCGAATGGTTCGTTAACGATTGAAGTAACTTCTGGGGAGAAAGTCACGATTCCAGTAACACAAGGTTCAACGCTGTATATTACCGACGGTCAAAGCGTAAAAGTGGGAGAACTTTTAGCCGAAGTTGCGATCGGCGGTCGTAATACGCGAGCGCATACTGAAAAAGCTACGAAAGATGTTGCTTCAGACTTAGCAGGCGAAGTTAAGTTTGCTGATGTAGTACCTGAAGAAAAAACAGACCGCCAAGGCAATACGACAACTACCGCTGCGCGCGGTGGCTTGATCTGGATTTTATCTGGAGAGGTTTACAACTTACCACCAGGGGCAGAACCATCAGTTATCAATGGTCAAAAAGTAGAAGCCAACAGCGTCCTAGCAGAAACACGACTCAACACAGTCTATGGCGGTACAGTGCGCATACCTACAGGAAACGTCAACAACGGCAAAGGTGGGCGAGAAATTGAAATTATCACCGCCTCTGTTGTTCTAGATACTGCCAAAGTACGTGTGGAACACAGTCAAGGTCGCGATCATTATCTGATCGAAACCAATAACAACCAAATGTTCTCGCTGCTCGCAACCCCAGGCACAAAAGTGCAAAATAATCAAGTAGTTGCCGAGTTAATTTCTGATGAATATCGCACTACGACTGGTGGCTTAATTAAGTATTCTGGCATTGAACTTGCGAAGAAAGGTAAAGCCAAGCAAGGCTACGAAGTTGTCAAAGGCGGAACAATCTTGTGGATTCCAGAAGAAACCCACGAGGTCAACAAAGACATCTCGCTATTAATGGTCGAAGATGCTCAATATGTTGAAGCTGGCACAGAAGTAGTTAAGGATATCTTCTGCCAAAACAGTGGCGTAGTCGAAGTCACTCAGAAAAATGATATCCTGCGCGAGCTAGTTGTGAAACCTGGTGAATTACTGATGGTCGACGATCCAGAAGCTGTGATGAGTCGCGATGGCACGTTCGGTCAACCAGGTGAGGAGATTTTACCAGGTCATACGCTCTCAGATTTACGTTACATCGAGTATGTCGAATCACCAGAAGGACCCGCATTATTACTGCGCCCTGTCACTGAGTTTGCGGTACCCGATGAACCCTCGGTACCTAGCACGCAATCAAGTGCCGGGGCAGGTCGCTCAATTACGCTACGAGCCGTGCAACGCGTTCCTTACAAAGACTCAGAACGGGTTAGATCGGTCGAAGGCGTAGAACTGCTAAGGACTCAATTAGTATTAGAAATCGAGCAGATGCAGTCACCTGAACACACAGGTTCGCCTATGCTGGCTGACATTGAGTTAGTTCCCGATGAGGAAGATCCCAATGTTCAACGCTTGCAGTTAGTGATTCTTGAATCCTTAGTGATTCGTCGCGATATTGCGGCGGATGCGACTCAAGGTAGTACTCAAACAAGGCTCCTCGTCGAAGATGGACAAACAATCGAACCTGGTGCTGTTGTCGCCCGTACTGAGATTCAGTGCAAAGAAGCAGGAGAGGTTCGCGGTATTCGTGAGGGAGCAGAAGCTATTCGGCGGATCTTAGTAGTTCGCTCTTCGGATCAATTTACAGTAACCACGAAAGAAAAACCTCACGTCAAGGTTGGTGACTTACTCATTGCTGGTCGCGAAATTGCTCCAGGAGTCGTCTTGAAAGAATCTGGTCAAGTCCTGGAAGTTAAAAGCCCAATGACAGCAAGTCAAGGTGCTACCGACGACACTGCTTTAGCAAGTAACAATTACGAAGTTGTTTTGCGCATTGCACGTCCTTATCGCGTTTCACCAGGTGCTGTCTTACAAGTTGAAGATGGCGGCTTAGTTCAACGTGGCGATAACTTAGTGTTACTTGTATTCGAGCGAGCTAAGACTGGAGATATCATTCAAGGTTTACCAAGAATTGAAGAACTCTTGGAAGCTCGTAAACCGAAGGAAGCTTGCGTTCTTGCACGTAGACCAGGAACAGTTGAAGTTGGTAGGTTAGAAGATGAAACAGTTGCGATTCGAGTCGTTGAAGACTCTGGCGCTGTGACAGAATATCCAATTGGACCTGGGCAAAATGCTGTCGTACATGATGGCGCAAGGGTAGAAGTCGGAATGCCGCTCACCGAAGGACCAGCAAATCCGCACGAGATTCTGGAAATTTTCTTCGAGTATGGCATGCAGCAAGGTACTTATGCAGCTGCTTTAGAAGCACTACAGCAAGTGCAAACCTTCTTGGTGAATGAAGTACAAACAGTTTACCAATCGCAAGGAATTGATATTGCTGATAAGCATATCGAAGTAATCGTGCGACAAATGACCTCCAAAGTCCGCGTAGATGATGGTGGCGATACGACAATGCTTCCTGGCGAGTTGGTTGAACTGCGACAGATTGAGCAAGTTAATGAAGCTATGAGTATTACCGGAGGTGCCAAAGCACAATATACGCCAATGCTCCTCGGTATTACCAAAGCATCGCTCAACACCGACAGCTTTATTTCAGCCGCTTCCTTCCAAGAAACGACGCGAGTTCTTACAGAAGCCGCAATCGAAGGAAAATCTGACTGGTTGCGCGGTTTGAAAGAAAACGTGATTATTGGACGATTAATTCCTGCTGGAACAGGTTTTAATGCCTACGAGGAATTAACAAGTCCCATGAGTGAAGATCTCTCGCTTGAGTCAGGAAGTGTCTTTGACGATGGCGAAGATTCGCTCGATGTCGTGCTTGATGACCGTACGGCTCGCGCCTACAACTTGGACGGTGGTTTGGGAGATAGCTTTAGCTTTGACCGTAATTCCTTCATCCAAGATGATGATGAGGACTTGATGATTAGTGATGAAATCGAGGACTTTGAAGCAGATGAGGATGATGACGAGGATGATTACGAAGAAGAGGATGATGACGATATCTAA
- a CDS encoding cellulase family glycosylhydrolase codes for MTKPLLVHFPYLARILVSILTLLVQALRASAYPFKLSFVRQFLRRARFYQRRSQPTFVLLCLFVLTATTVLAIPALWQDPKIITHASSTIQLPLSTQGSKIVDAKGSQVLLRGVNWFGIETEIHAPHGLWLRDYQEMLAQIKRLGYNTIRLPYSVQSLRSSTVSGIDYKLGANQKLEGKTPLEVMDCIIQEAQRQGLFILLDSHRLNDRRIPELWYGDGFTEQDWIDTWKMLAVRYQHQANVIGADLKNEPHGRASWGTNDLATDWRLAAERAGNAILAINPNWLIVVEGVENNVPGQRLSRHWQGGNLEGVRRYPVRLSRPRQLVYSPHEYGPGVYNQPWFAERTFPDNLYYRWETGFNYIARENIAPILVGEFGGRYVDNLSKEGIWQQRFVKYIQNNHLSFTYWSWNPNSEDTGGILQDDWQSINVPKQNLLSQLLEKIPFAPAVERDAIASNNPRQSPSRKLKVTTQLQSNWQTGFCVSFQVTNQSSTLIDDWRVNFQMRDATINNIWNATFQKQRLHYILSPENWAKNIAPNQTRELGFCATKQGANYQPQQVSVSSR; via the coding sequence ATGACAAAACCCCTTTTAGTTCATTTTCCTTACTTAGCACGCATTTTAGTCTCTATATTGACTCTATTAGTTCAAGCTTTACGTGCCAGCGCTTACCCATTCAAACTAAGTTTTGTCCGGCAATTTTTACGAAGGGCAAGATTTTACCAACGCCGTAGTCAGCCAACATTTGTACTGCTATGTTTATTCGTGCTAACGGCGACAACTGTGTTGGCGATTCCTGCACTGTGGCAAGATCCAAAAATAATAACTCACGCAAGTTCAACAATTCAGCTTCCTTTGTCCACTCAAGGCTCAAAAATTGTTGATGCAAAAGGAAGTCAAGTTTTGCTTAGAGGTGTAAATTGGTTTGGAATTGAAACTGAGATACATGCACCGCATGGTTTATGGCTGCGCGATTATCAAGAAATGTTAGCTCAAATCAAGCGTTTAGGATATAACACAATTCGCTTGCCCTACTCCGTACAATCATTGAGAAGTTCAACTGTTAGTGGAATTGATTACAAGCTTGGTGCTAATCAAAAACTTGAAGGGAAAACGCCCTTAGAAGTCATGGACTGCATTATCCAAGAAGCACAGCGTCAAGGTTTGTTCATTTTATTAGACAGTCATCGGTTAAACGATCGGCGAATTCCTGAATTGTGGTATGGCGATGGATTTACTGAACAAGACTGGATTGATACATGGAAAATGCTAGCTGTTCGTTATCAGCATCAAGCTAATGTCATCGGTGCTGATTTAAAAAATGAACCTCACGGTCGTGCAAGTTGGGGAACTAACGATTTAGCAACAGATTGGCGACTTGCGGCGGAACGTGCAGGTAATGCGATTCTTGCTATCAATCCCAACTGGTTAATTGTTGTGGAAGGTGTCGAGAATAATGTTCCTGGACAACGATTATCAAGACATTGGCAAGGAGGTAATCTTGAAGGCGTACGACGTTATCCTGTGCGTTTGTCGCGTCCTCGTCAGTTAGTCTATTCTCCGCATGAATACGGTCCTGGAGTTTACAATCAGCCTTGGTTTGCAGAGCGGACTTTTCCTGATAATCTCTACTATCGTTGGGAAACTGGGTTTAATTATATTGCTAGGGAAAATATCGCCCCAATTTTAGTTGGGGAGTTTGGCGGTCGTTATGTTGATAATTTATCTAAAGAAGGTATTTGGCAGCAGCGGTTTGTAAAATACATTCAAAATAATCATTTGAGCTTTACCTACTGGAGTTGGAATCCTAATAGTGAAGATACAGGCGGGATTCTGCAAGACGATTGGCAAAGTATCAATGTACCCAAACAAAATTTACTAAGTCAGTTATTAGAAAAGATTCCTTTTGCTCCAGCTGTAGAAAGAGACGCGATCGCATCTAACAATCCGCGTCAAAGTCCTTCTCGCAAGCTAAAAGTGACAACTCAATTACAATCTAATTGGCAAACAGGGTTTTGTGTAAGTTTCCAAGTCACCAATCAAAGTTCTACTTTGATAGACGATTGGCGAGTTAATTTCCAGATGCGCGATGCAACGATTAACAATATTTGGAACGCGACATTCCAAAAGCAGCGATTGCACTATATCCTTTCTCCAGAAAATTGGGCAAAAAATATCGCGCCAAATCAAACGCGAGAGCTTGGTTTTTGTGCCACTAAGCAAGGTGCGAACTATCAGCCACAGCAAGTTTCTGTTTCGAGCCGATAA